A stretch of Rhea pennata isolate bPtePen1 chromosome 18, bPtePen1.pri, whole genome shotgun sequence DNA encodes these proteins:
- the LOC134148485 gene encoding surfeit locus protein 1 isoform X1: MATWRLLRELRAQVSCRWVGRACLGCPLPRAPAGLPQRAGDICSRPCRPRSSSAAAEASEEGVLLKWGLLLVPLTTFCLGTWQVQRRKWKLDLIAQLASRIAAEPIPLTLDPMELKELEYRPVKVRGRFDHSKELYILPRSLVDPEREAREAGRLTSNPENGANVITPFYCTDLGVTILVNRGFVPKKRLKPETRLKGQIEDEIDLTGVVRLSETRKPFVPENNIEKNRWHYRDLEAMAKVTGAEPIFIDADFRSTVPGGPIGGQTRVSLRNEHMQYIITWYGLCAATSFMWYRKFIQKIPL; the protein is encoded by the exons ATGGCGACCTGGCGGCTGCTGCGGGAGCTCCGGGCCCAG GTGTCCTGCCGCTGGGTCGGGAGAGCGTGTCTCGGCTGCCCGCTTCCCAGAGCGCCTGCTGGTCTGCCTCAGCGCGCCGGAG ACATTTGCTCGAGGCCCTGCAGACCACGAAGCTCATCGGCAGCTGCTGAGGCATCTGAAGAGGGTGTCTTACTCAAGTGGGGCCTTCTCCTGGTCCCTCTGACCACCTTCTGCCTTGGCACATGGCAG GTTCAGCGACGGAAGTGGAAATTGGACTTGATTGCACAGCTGGCATCAAGAATTGCTGCAGAGCCCATCCCTCTGACATTAGA CCCTATGGAATTGAAAGAATTAGAGTACAGGCCTGTAAAGGTCCGAGGGCGTTTTGACCACTCCAAGGAGCTCTATATTTTGCCACGGTCACTTGTGGATCCTGAACGAGAAGCCAGGGAAGCTGGACGGCTGACGTCCAACCCGGAAAATGGAGCAAATGTCATTACCCCTTTCTACTGCACAGACCTCGG GGTCACAATTTTAGTTAACCGAGGATTTGTGCCCAAAAAGAGATTGAAACCAGAGACCAGGCTGAAGGGGCAG ATTGAAGATGAAATTGATCTCACTGGGGTGGTGAGATTGTCAGAAACACGGAAACCTTTTGTGCCTGAaaataacattgaaaaaaaCCGTTGGCATTATCGTGATCTGGAGGCTATGGCAAAGGTGACTGGTGCTGAGCCCATCTTTATTGATGCAGATTTCA GAAGCACAGTCCCAGGAGGGCCCATCGGAGGCCAGACAAGGGTGAGCCTGAGAAATGAGCACATGCAGTACATCATCACATG
- the LOC134148485 gene encoding surfeit locus protein 1 isoform X2 — MATWRLLRELRAQVSCRWVGRACLGCPLPRAPAGLPQRAGDICSRPCRPRSSSAAAEASEEGVLLKWGLLLVPLTTFCLGTWQVQRRKWKLDLIAQLASRIAAEPIPLTLDPMELKELEYRPVKVRGRFDHSKELYILPRSLVDPEREAREAGRLTSNPENGANVITPFYCTDLGVTILVNRGFVPKKRLKPETRLKGQIEDEIDLTGVVRLSETRKPFVPENNIEKNRWHYRDLEAMAKVTGAEPIFIDADFRSTVPGGPIGGQTRVSLRNEHMQYIITW, encoded by the exons ATGGCGACCTGGCGGCTGCTGCGGGAGCTCCGGGCCCAG GTGTCCTGCCGCTGGGTCGGGAGAGCGTGTCTCGGCTGCCCGCTTCCCAGAGCGCCTGCTGGTCTGCCTCAGCGCGCCGGAG ACATTTGCTCGAGGCCCTGCAGACCACGAAGCTCATCGGCAGCTGCTGAGGCATCTGAAGAGGGTGTCTTACTCAAGTGGGGCCTTCTCCTGGTCCCTCTGACCACCTTCTGCCTTGGCACATGGCAG GTTCAGCGACGGAAGTGGAAATTGGACTTGATTGCACAGCTGGCATCAAGAATTGCTGCAGAGCCCATCCCTCTGACATTAGA CCCTATGGAATTGAAAGAATTAGAGTACAGGCCTGTAAAGGTCCGAGGGCGTTTTGACCACTCCAAGGAGCTCTATATTTTGCCACGGTCACTTGTGGATCCTGAACGAGAAGCCAGGGAAGCTGGACGGCTGACGTCCAACCCGGAAAATGGAGCAAATGTCATTACCCCTTTCTACTGCACAGACCTCGG GGTCACAATTTTAGTTAACCGAGGATTTGTGCCCAAAAAGAGATTGAAACCAGAGACCAGGCTGAAGGGGCAG ATTGAAGATGAAATTGATCTCACTGGGGTGGTGAGATTGTCAGAAACACGGAAACCTTTTGTGCCTGAaaataacattgaaaaaaaCCGTTGGCATTATCGTGATCTGGAGGCTATGGCAAAGGTGACTGGTGCTGAGCCCATCTTTATTGATGCAGATTTCA GAAGCACAGTCCCAGGAGGGCCCATCGGAGGCCAGACAAGGGTGAGCCTGAGAAATGAGCACATGCAGTACATCATCACATG
- the SURF2 gene encoding surfeit locus protein 2 — protein MAEVPQEVRLFLRQHPLLGLAEPGKVRCRLTGHEMPCRMSELQAYTNGKKYQRLTKTAREFDYGKFEPHIVPSTKNLHQLFCKLTLRHINKFPEHVLRHVQGKRYQKALKRYEECQKEGVEYVPACLRQKKQQRRLANDQMNGSRQPYRKEEFWEPKSSDEDGEETDDSMSDLYPPELFPEKSPVAPQNAEGSDDFATDTEEDKAELTGENGDVNGEDSGRMNVSRAAGNKRGKKQSGPLKKKFKSRHQKPPHFKKVSNGK, from the exons aTGGCCGAGGTGCCCCAGGAGGTCCGGCTCTTCCTGCGGCAGCACCCGCTCCTCGGCCTCGCTGAGCCGGGCAAG GTGAGATGCAGGCTGACAGGCCACGAGATGCCGTGTAGGATGTCGGAGCTGCAGGCTTATACTAATGGCAAGAAGTATCAGCGGCTGACAAAGACGGCCAGAGAGTTTGACTATGGCAAGTTTGAGCCCCATATAGTGCCAAGCACAAAGAATCT ACATCAGCTGTTTTGCAAGCTTACTCTCAGGCACATCAACAAGTTTCCAGAGCATGTGCTGCGTCATGTCCAAGGGAAACGTTATCAAAAAGCCCTAAAAAGAT ATGAGGAGTGCCAGAAAGAGGGAGTGGAGTATGTCCCTGCCTGCTTGCggcagaagaagcagcagagacGGCTTGCCAATGACCAAATGAATGGGAGCAGACAGccttacagaaaagaagaattctGGGAACCTAAGTCCAGTGACGAGGACGGAGAGGAGACGGATGACAGCATGAGTGATCTGTACCCAC CTGAACTCTTCCCAGAAAAAAGCCCAGTAGCTCCACAAAATGCAGAGGGCAGTGATGACTTTGCAACAGACACTGAGGAAGACAAGGCCGAGCTGACTGGGGAGAATGGTGATGTGAATGGAGAGGACAGTGGAAGAATGAATGTTAGCAGAGCAGCTGGCAACAAAAGGGGAAAG AAACAGTCAGGtcctttaaagaagaaattcaagagTCGTCATCAAAAACCCCCACATTTCAAGAAAGTCAGCAATGGCAAATAA